A window of Microbacterium lushaniae genomic DNA:
ACCGAGGTCGAACGACTCAAGCCCGCCGATGTGGCGCCGCTGCTGGGCATCAAGCCGGTGGCGGTGGCCCAGCTGGCGTTCCGGGCCCGCGAAGGTCTGCGGGAGGCGTGGATCCAGGCGCACCTGCGGGCCATCGACGACAACGAGGAGTGCCACTGGGTCGTCGATCACCTGGGTGCCTACTCCCGCGGAAACCTCTCCAGCCGGGATCTCCGTCGCGTGCGGAACCACCTGCCCGGCTGCACGCGGTGCTCTGCCGTGGCGTCGGAGGCGCGCCAGGTGTCGAGCCGGCTGGCGATGGCGCTGCTGCCCCTCATCGTCGGGACGGGGGCGACGCTGGCCACGCTGTCGGCGCTGCGCGATGGCGCCGGGGCTGCGGTGGCCGTCACGGCGATGCCGTCTGCGGTCATCGGCGGTTCGGCCGCGTCCGGTACCGGCGGCACGGCCGGTGCGGTGGGTGCAGCCCACGCGATCACAGCGGCCGGTGCGTCGGTCGCCGGCTCTGCGGCCGCCGGGGGCATCGGTGCGACCGTCGCCCTGCTCGCCGCGGGTGCGGCCGTCGTGGTGGGGGTGTCGTTCACGGCGGCACAGGGCACCGAGCGTGGCCCGGGTCAGCCGGTGGTCGCGGTGACCGAGATGCCGACGACTCCGACGGACACTCCTCCCGGCTCGGCGCCGCCCCCGTCGGCGGTCACGCCCGCTCCCGCAGTGTCGGTTCCGGTGCCCCCGGTCCCGCTGCCGTCCAGCGACGTGCAAGACCGTGAGCCGGAGGAGCCGACGGTGACCACCCCTCCGACTCCGGAGTCGCCCGACCCCGGACGTACCGGAACTCCGGCGCCGTCGGCAACCCCGCATCCCACCCCCAGCGCAGAGCCGACGCCTGCTCCCGAGCCGACACCCACTCCCGAGCCCACACCCACTCCCGAAGTGACGCCGACGCCGACGCCGACGCCGACGCCTGAGCCCACACCGACGCCGACGCCCACGCCGACGCCGACGCCGACGCCGACGCCGACGCCTGAGCCCACACCGACGCCCACTCCCGATCCCACTCCCGTGCTGCCACAGGGCACGCCGGCGATCGTGGATGCGGTCACGGTGCTGGTGGGCACCGTGACAGAAGTGCGGATCCAGCTCAGCGGTGCCCCGGGTGCGACGGTGCAGGCGCTGACGACCGGTGACGTCCGCGCGACGGCGACGCTGGATGCCGCGGGATCGGGTTCGCTCGTGGTGCGCCCGACGGCGCTGCAGCTGATCCTGGATGTGCACGTGGATCTGCGGTACGTGGCGGGCGAGGCCGCGGGCGGGTTCCTCAGCGTGCGGCTCAGCGACCTCCGCTGAGCAGAGTTCTCCCCAAGCACCGCGTCAGAACGGTGGGGGATCGCCGTCGGGAACGAACGTGACGCGCGGGGGAACCCGATCGGTGTAACCCCGGCCGAGCGGTGACGTCCAGTGGATGGATCCGTCGGGGGATTGGGAGGCGACCCACTCGGTCTCGGTCTTCAGGGTGTGGTGTCGCTTGCACAGGCAGGCCAGGTTGCACACGTCGGTCTGTCCGCCCAGCGCCCAATCGAAATTGTGGTCGTGATCGCACAGCCGGGCGGGCATGCGGCATCCGGGGAACCGGCAGTGCACGTCGCGCGCGGCGAGGAACCGCTCCATCTGGTTGCCGGCCCGGTAGCGATCGACGGCGAGGACGGTTCCGGTGACCGGGTGGGTGAGGACGCGGTCCCAGCCCGGTGCGCCGGCCATGAGGCACCGCGCGGTGTCGGCGTCGATGGGGCTCTTGCCGTCGATGGATGCCCCGCGATCGTCGCTGCCTGCCGCGGTGAGCGCCGGAACCGTGACCTGGATGCTCGCGCGGATCGCGCCCAGTCCGCCGGGAAGTGCGTCAGCGGTGGGATCGATGGCCGGCTGACCGGTGAGGAGCATGTCGCAGAAGAGATCGGCGCGTGTCTGGTCGAGCGTGCGCGTGTCGACGACGACCGCCGAGTCGGCGCCGTCCTCCTGCTCTCCGTGTTCGCGCGTCTCCTCGGCGGCGACCTGCCGGATCGCGCGGGCCTGCTGCGTGAGCCGGTCGTGGATGCCGTGGCCGAGAGCCGCGGCGACGATGGCTTCGACCTTCACCATCCCGTCGCCCAGCTCCGTGACGCTCACCTTGCGCCCCTTGTCGGCGCGCTCGAACCGCTCGGTGATCGACTCGGGGTTCATCTGCTCCGCGAGACCCTGGGCATAGTCGCGCGTCCGCGCGACGGTTTCGCACTCGGCCCACTCCAGCACGACGCGCTCGAAGGCGGCGCGTTCCGTGGCGTCGGGCAGCACGCAGCCGGCGTCTTGGATGACCGCGGCGTGCCGGGCGGTGATCCGCCCCGCCGCGAGCGCGTCGACGGTCGCGGGGAAGCGTTCGACGAGATCGAGCGCATCGGCCATCCGCTGCTGCGCGACCCGATCGCTCCAGCGCACCGCAGCGCCGATCTCCGCGGCGATCGAGCGCAGCTCCATCTCCCGCGCGCGCTGCGTGGGGTGCTTCCCCTCCATCCGCCGCAGCGCGATCCGCATCGCTGTGGCGAGCTGCGCGGTCTTCTGCGCCTCCATCGCCGCGATGCTCTCCTCACTCTCGCGCAGTCCATCGACGATGGAAGCGAGCTGCGCTTCTTCGTCGATATCTACGTCACTGAGAGGGTTGCTCATGCCATGAGTTTCGCACCTACCACCGACATCGGGCAGGCGCACCCCATCGCCTGTGGAAAAGTCCAACACCCGCGTCGGCTGGGGAGGAGGGGGCCCCACCGAGAGCCCGCCCCCGCCACGGCTTCCGCCACACCGAGACGTGCGACCGGCTTTCGGCGGTGAAGGGCGTTCGCGCCCAGTCTGCCCACCGCTCCGCCTGCGTAGTGGTGCGACACCAGAAGCCGATGGACAGTGTCGAACTCGTCGATGCCGAGGTGATCGTCCGAGATGTGGACCGGCTTGTAGGCCTCGTCGGGCCTTGTCCACACGTGGGGGGGGCGAGTCGGTCAGGCTAAAGCGACATGACCGGGCCCCACCACCTACTGCGTGGCCGGCTCCACCACGGCGAGCGCTCCTTCGCGGCGGTCGGCGAGCATGATGCTCCGTCCGAGGAGAAGGCCGACCCCCAACGATCCGACGATCCAGGCCAGGACAATGGCAAGCGTGACCAACTGACTCCCCCCTCGAGTGCAGGCAGTGCGAAAGAACGGGTAGCGCCCACGGTAGCGGCGGCGAAGATCAGCGCGATGGCCTCTATCGCCGGCGAGCCGGATGCAGTATCTTCCGCGTCGGTCGGGCTACGCCGTGAAGTAGGCCCGGGTCGTCTCGTCGGCGGGCAGGAATGTCTCCAGGTGGAGACCCTCGAGCGCAACGTCGCTGGCCGTGGTCAGCCGGGCGGTCGTGCTGAACATCCGGAGCACCGTGTCATCGACCCGGAGATCCATCGTGAGCACCGGCCCGGTCGACGGCGAAAGGCGCGGGACTCCGCCGCGCAGCCGTGCGACCATGGCCGCCAGCTCGTGGTGTCGTGGCTCGCCGGTGCGGTCGGCACGGTGCGCGACCTGCCAGTACAGGTGCGCCGTCCACTCCTCGAGGTTCACGATCCGCTGTGCCAGCCCCTGCTCATCGACCGTCAGACGCAGGACGTTGATGGGCGGTTCCCGCAGCTCCGGGGCGCATCCGGCGAGGAGCGCGTCGACGGCGGCATTGGCATCCACGACGTCCCAGTCGTCGTCGAGCAGCAACGCCGGATAGGGGAGGTGTGCGTCCAGCAGGGAGCGAAGCCCTGCCATGACGGATGCCACGGACGCGTCGCCCCGCGGCCGGTCGCTGTAACGCGGGGCGTAGCCGGCGGCCAGCAGCAGCCCGTTGCGGTCGCGCAGGGGCACGTCGAGGGTGTCGGCGAGGTGCAGGATCATCTCCGGCGTCGGGTGGGCCCGGCCGGTCTCCACGCGACTGAGATGGCGCGTGGACACGGTCGAGACGTCGGAGAGCTCCTGCTGGCTGAACCGGCGCCGCTGTCGCCACTCGCGCAGCATCGCGCCCACCGGCCGGTCGGGTGCGTAGGTCGACATGGGGTGAGCCTAAGACGTGGAGCCCGCGCTCTCATGACCTCGGAGGTCATGGCCCCGCTGCATCCGTTCGCCGATCCTTGCCGTACCGACAACGGATGAAGGAGAACCCCATGGACGACATCGTCACCGGCTACCTCGCCACCTGGAACGCCCGGCCGCAGGAGCGCGGCCGCCTGCTCGAGGAGCACTTCGCGCCGGCCGTGACCTACACCGACCCGCTCGCACAGGTGCGCGGGCGCGGCGAGCTCGGCAGTCTCATCGACGGAGTGCAGGCGCAGTTCCCCGGCTTCGTGTTCACGCCGGTCGGCGCACCCGACGCCCACCACGACCAGGTGCGGTTCCAGTGGGGTCTCGGACCCGAGGGAGTCGAGCCGGTCGTCATCGGCTTCGACGTCGTCGTGCTCGACGGGGAGGGGCGGGTCGCCGACGTGCGCGGCTTCCTCGACAAGGTCCCCGGCTGAGCCGCACCCGCTCAGGAGCGAACGGCCCGAGGGCGCTCCGGCGGCACGGCGGCGAGCAGCTGCCGCGTGTAGGGCTCGCGCGGGTTCGCGAACAGCTCGGGGGCGGGCGCTGCCTCCACGACGCGGCCTTCCTTCAGCACGACGACGTCGTGGCTCATCTCCTGCACGATCGCGAGGTCGTGCGCGATGAAGAGGTAGGTCGTCCCGAGCTCGTCCTGCAGCCGGCGCAGGAGCGTCAGCACGTGGGCCTGCACGGAGACGTCGAGGGATGCGGTGGCCTCATCGAGCACGATCACGTCGGGTTCGAGCGCCAGCGCGCGGGCGATCGACACGCGCTGGCGCTCGCCGCCGGACAGCTCGTGCGGGAATCTCTCGTGGAACGCCGTGGGCAGTCCGACCAGGTCGAGCAGCTCGGCGACGCGGTCTCGGCGCTGGGAAGCGGTGCGCCCGCCCAGACGGTGCACGCGCAGCGGCTCGGTGACGGCGTCGCCGACGCTGCGGCGCGGATCGAGCGAGGCGAAGGGGTCTTGGAACACCATCGCGATGCGGCGCCGGTCGGCGCGGCGGGCGCGCAGCAGGTCGGCGCCCGCGAGGGTGGCGGTGCCGGCCTTGGGCGAGACCAGCCCGGTGAGCGCGTTGGCGATCGTGGACTTCCCCGACCCCGACTCGCCCACCAGGGCGAGCGTCGTGCCGCGGCGGACGTGGAACGACACGTCGTCGACGGCGTGCACGACGCGGGGCCCGGTGGGCGTGGCGATGGTGAACCGCACGTCGAGGTCGGCGACATCCAGGAGCGGCGCCGCATCCGGACGCGGTGGCGGCCCGGCGTCGGCGCGGATGCGGGGGCGGGCTGCCAGCAGCTCGCGCGTGTAGGCGTGCTCGGGCTGTGCGTACACGTCGGCGATCGGCCGCTGCTCGACGGCGACGCCCTTGCGCAGCACGAGCACGTCGTCGGCGACCTGGCCGATGACGCCGAGGTCGTGGCTGATCCACACCACCGCGGTGCCGCGCTCGCGCTGCAGCGTCTGCACGAGATCGATGATCTGCGCCTGCGTCGTGACGTCCAGCGCCGTGGTGGGCTCGTCGGCGATGAGCAGCGCCGGGTCGCACGCGAGGGCGACGGCGATCATGGCGCGCTGGCGCTGCCCGCCGGAGAACTGGTGCGGATAGGCGTCGACGCGCTCGTCCGGATGCGGGATGCCGACGGCCTCCAGCAGGTCGATCGCGCGCGTGCGCGCTGCCCGGCCGGAGAGGCCGCGGTGCGTCTCGAGCGATTCGGTGATCTGCCGCCCGATCGTCAGGAGCGGGTTGAGCGACGTGCCGGGGTCTTGGAAGACGAAGCCCACCGCATCCCCGTGCACGCGGCGGAGCGTGCGATCGGATGCGCCGACG
This region includes:
- a CDS encoding dipeptide ABC transporter ATP-binding protein, which codes for MTGPVLRVDDLRVSIGRADIVRGVSFAVEAEQTLGIVGESGSGKSMTVLAATGLIDAPGRRVSGSSVLRRGTDDAVELVGASDRTLRRVHGDAVGFVFQDPGTSLNPLLTIGRQITESLETHRGLSGRAARTRAIDLLEAVGIPHPDERVDAYPHQFSGGQRQRAMIAVALACDPALLIADEPTTALDVTTQAQIIDLVQTLQRERGTAVVWISHDLGVIGQVADDVLVLRKGVAVEQRPIADVYAQPEHAYTRELLAARPRIRADAGPPPRPDAAPLLDVADLDVRFTIATPTGPRVVHAVDDVSFHVRRGTTLALVGESGSGKSTIANALTGLVSPKAGTATLAGADLLRARRADRRRIAMVFQDPFASLDPRRSVGDAVTEPLRVHRLGGRTASQRRDRVAELLDLVGLPTAFHERFPHELSGGERQRVSIARALALEPDVIVLDEATASLDVSVQAHVLTLLRRLQDELGTTYLFIAHDLAIVQEMSHDVVVLKEGRVVEAAPAPELFANPREPYTRQLLAAVPPERPRAVRS
- a CDS encoding sigma-70 family RNA polymerase sigma factor is translated as MAQNSAAVEADGPWPSDADLLDRSRAGDPQAFAELWRRHHRSAITVARSITERFDADDLVQEAFSRIFQSVRSGGGPTGSFRAYLFTSIRNTAADWGRAPRVDASTDEVAEVADPDADAHVSDATLDRSLTSDAFKALPARWQEVLWYTEVERLKPADVAPLLGIKPVAVAQLAFRAREGLREAWIQAHLRAIDDNEECHWVVDHLGAYSRGNLSSRDLRRVRNHLPGCTRCSAVASEARQVSSRLAMALLPLIVGTGATLATLSALRDGAGAAVAVTAMPSAVIGGSAASGTGGTAGAVGAAHAITAAGASVAGSAAAGGIGATVALLAAGAAVVVGVSFTAAQGTERGPGQPVVAVTEMPTTPTDTPPGSAPPPSAVTPAPAVSVPVPPVPLPSSDVQDREPEEPTVTTPPTPESPDPGRTGTPAPSATPHPTPSAEPTPAPEPTPTPEPTPTPEVTPTPTPTPTPEPTPTPTPTPTPTPTPTPTPEPTPTPTPDPTPVLPQGTPAIVDAVTVLVGTVTEVRIQLSGAPGATVQALTTGDVRATATLDAAGSGSLVVRPTALQLILDVHVDLRYVAGEAAGGFLSVRLSDLR
- a CDS encoding HNH endonuclease signature motif containing protein, translating into MRLPDVGGRCETHGMSNPLSDVDIDEEAQLASIVDGLRESEESIAAMEAQKTAQLATAMRIALRRMEGKHPTQRAREMELRSIAAEIGAAVRWSDRVAQQRMADALDLVERFPATVDALAAGRITARHAAVIQDAGCVLPDATERAAFERVVLEWAECETVARTRDYAQGLAEQMNPESITERFERADKGRKVSVTELGDGMVKVEAIVAAALGHGIHDRLTQQARAIRQVAAEETREHGEQEDGADSAVVVDTRTLDQTRADLFCDMLLTGQPAIDPTADALPGGLGAIRASIQVTVPALTAAGSDDRGASIDGKSPIDADTARCLMAGAPGWDRVLTHPVTGTVLAVDRYRAGNQMERFLAARDVHCRFPGCRMPARLCDHDHNFDWALGGQTDVCNLACLCKRHHTLKTETEWVASQSPDGSIHWTSPLGRGYTDRVPPRVTFVPDGDPPPF
- a CDS encoding nuclear transport factor 2 family protein; this encodes MDDIVTGYLATWNARPQERGRLLEEHFAPAVTYTDPLAQVRGRGELGSLIDGVQAQFPGFVFTPVGAPDAHHDQVRFQWGLGPEGVEPVVIGFDVVVLDGEGRVADVRGFLDKVPG
- a CDS encoding helix-turn-helix domain-containing protein, producing the protein MSTYAPDRPVGAMLREWRQRRRFSQQELSDVSTVSTRHLSRVETGRAHPTPEMILHLADTLDVPLRDRNGLLLAAGYAPRYSDRPRGDASVASVMAGLRSLLDAHLPYPALLLDDDWDVVDANAAVDALLAGCAPELREPPINVLRLTVDEQGLAQRIVNLEEWTAHLYWQVAHRADRTGEPRHHELAAMVARLRGGVPRLSPSTGPVLTMDLRVDDTVLRMFSTTARLTTASDVALEGLHLETFLPADETTRAYFTA